CGGCGACCCCGGCGCGCTCATCCGCGCCCTCGGGCGGGTGCGGATCGGGGCCGGGACCACCGGGCCCGGCGCCGCCCTGTGGGTCGAGGGGACGCGGGCCGACGACAGCGTGCCGGAGCCGCTGCCCGGACAGGTGGCCGAACTCGTCAAGGAGTACAAGGCACTTGCCACCAGCTGGCTGCGCAAGCGCGGCGCCTGGCAGGTCGTGGACCGGGTGCAGGCGATCGACGACGTCTCCGCGCTCGCCGACAACTCCGGGTACTCGCCCTTCCTCACCGTCGAGCAGAAGATCCAGCTCCTGGAGACCGCCGACCCGATCGCCCGGCTGAAGCTCGCCACCCAGCAGCTGCGCGACCACCTCGCCGAGCAGGACGTCGCCGAGACCATCGCCAAGGACGTCCAGGAGGGCGTCGAGAAGCAGCAGCGCGAGTTCCTGCTGCGGCGTCAGCTCGAAGCCGTCCGCAAGGAGCTGCGCGAGCTGAACGGCGAACAGGACGGCGAGGAGTCCGACGACTACCGGGCCCGCGTCGAGGCCGCCGACCTGCCGGAGACGGTCCGGGAGGCCGCCCTCAAGGAGGTCGACAAGCTGGAGCGGTCCAGCGACCAGTCCCCCGAGGGCGGCTGGATCCGGACCTGGCTCGACACCGTGCTCGAACTTCCCTGGAACGAGCGAACCGATGACACTGGCGCGTACGACATCCGGGGCGCCCAGCGGGTGCTCGACGCCGAGCACGCCGGTCTGGAGGACGTGAAGGAGCGCATCACCGAGTACCTCGCCGTGCGCAAGCGGCGCGCGGACCGGGGGCTGGGTGTCGTCGGCGGGCGGCGCGGCGGTGCCGTGCTCGCCCTCGTCGGGCCGCCCGGTGTCGGCAAGACCAGCCTCGGCGAGTCCGTGGCGCACGCGATGGGCAGGAAGTTCGTCCGGGTCGCGCTCGGCGGTGTGCGCGACGAGGCGGAGATCCGCGGGCACCGGCGTACGTACGTCGGGGCGCTCCCCGGACGGATCGTCCGCGCCATCAAGGAGGCCGGGTCCATGAACCCCGTCGTCCTGCTCGACGAGATCGACAAGGTCGGCTCCGACTTCCGGGGCGACCCGGCCGCCGCGCTGCTCGAAGTCCTCGACCCCGCGCAGAACCACACCTTCCGGGACCACTACCTGGAGGTGGAACTCGACCTGAGCGACGTCGTCTTCCTCGCCACGGCCAATGTGCTGGAGGCCATCCCCGAGGCCCTGCTCGACCGGATGGAGCTCGTCCGGCTGGACGGGTACACCGAGGACGAGAAGGTCGTCATCGCCCGGGACCATCTGCTGCCCCGTCAGCTGGAGCGGGCCGGGCTCGGCGCCGACGAGGTCGTCCTCGACGAGGGCGCGCTGCGCAAGCTGGCCGGCGAGTACACCCGCGAGGCGGGCGTGCGGAACCTGGAACGGTCCGTGGCGCGGCTGCTGCGCAAGGTCGCGGCCCAGCACGAACTGGGGCGGCGGGAGCTGCCGTTCACCGTCACCGAGGGGGAGCTGCGCGGGCTCATCGGGCGCCCGCACCACGTACCCGAGTCGGCCCAGGACCCGGCGGAGCGGCGGACGGCGGTGCCGGGTGTCGCGACCGGGCTCGCGGTCACCGGCGCGGGTGGTGACGTGCTGTACGTCGAGGCGTCGCTCGCCGACCCGGAGACGGGCGCGGCGGGGCTGACCCTCACCGGCCAGCTGGGCGACGTGATGAAGGAGTCCGCGCAGATCGCGCTCTCCTTCCTGCGCTCGCACGGCGCGGAGCTGGAGCTGCCCGTCGCCGACCTCAAGGACCGGGGTGTGCACATCCACTTCCCGGCGGGCGCGGTCCCCAAGGACGGCCCGAGCGCCGGCGTCACCATGACGACGGCCCTCGCCTCGCTGCTGTCCGGGCGGCTGGTCCGTACGGACGTGGCGATGACCGGTGAGGTCTCGCTGACCGGGCGGGTGCTGCCCATCGGCGGCGTCAAGCAGAAGCTGCTCGCGGCGCATCGGGCCGGTGTCACCACCGTCGTCATCCCCAAGCGGAACGAGGCCGACCTCGACGACGTCCCCGCGGAGGTGCTGGACAAGCTCGACGTCCACGCCGTGACGGATGTCCGGCAGGTGCTGGAGCTGGCGCTCGCGCCGGCGGAGACGGCGGTGCCGGCGGCGGCGTGACGGGGTGAGGTGGGGGGTGTCCGGGGTGCGTGCCGGGTGCGGGTGCGTGGGGCTTCTCGCGCAGTTCCCCGCGCCCCTGAAGAGCAGGGGCTGCGCCCCGTGCTTTTCAGGCCCGCAGGGGCCTGTTGCTTTCAGGGGCGCGGGGAACTGCGCGACCAGCCCCCACCGGACCCGCGGGCGCCCTGGACCCTGTCCGCCCCCCACCTGCGAAATACTGACCCGCAGGTACCCGCAACAGGAATCAGGAGCCCCCACGTGCAGGACGAAGGCGGAATCGGCGACGGCGAAGGCGGCGGTGTCGGCGCCGATCTGCCGGTGAGCGGGATGGACCAGGCGTACCTCGCGCTGGAGCGGGAGCTGACGGTCCTGTTGCGGCGGGCCCGCGCCAAGTCCGGGGAGATGGCCCGCGCCGTCCACCCCGACCTGGAGTCCGCCGCCTACGGCCTCCTCGCCCGCCTCGACGAGGCCGGCCGCCTGCGCGCCACCGAACTCGCCGCCTTCATCGGTGTCGGCAAGGCCACCATGTCCCGTCAGCTCCGCGCCCTGGAGCACCTCGGACTCATCGCCCGCGAACCCGACCCCGCCGACGGCCGCGCCTGGCTCGTCCACCTCACGGACGAGGGCCGCGCCCGTTTCCGCGCGGTCCGCGACGCCCGCCGGGGAGCGTACGTACGCCAGCTCGCCGGCTGGGACCGCGACGAGGTGGCCGAGCTGGCCCGGCTGCTGCTCCAGCTCAACCGCGGCGTGGAGAGCTGACTACCACTCGGCGAACACCGCGCTCGCGTCGTCGTGCCTCTTGGCACGGCCCAGGAACACGCGGTCCGTGTCGGTGGCTTCGAGCTCCCGCACCCGCCGCACCAGCCCCCGGGTCCCCGTCTTGCGGGTGAAGGCGAGGAGGTCGGCCCAGTCGCCCTCCCGGAACATCTCCGTCCAGCGGCTCGCGCCGTCCGTCAACGCGAGCAGTGCGCGGACCTCCTCGCGGGGGAGGGTTCCCGTCACCGCCCGCGCGGCCACGGCGGGATCCGCGGCGGCCGTCCAGAAGCCGCCCTCCTTGTTGCGCAGGACCGAGTCGACGTGCGCGGCCGTGGCCAGGGCCGCGCGGGGGAGCCGGGAGAGACGGTCGTCCAGGACGGCCGTCACCGTGTTGTCCGGCCGCTCGAACAGCAGGGCCGAGTCCGACAACACCAGGTACTCCACGGCCGTCCGGGACCAGCGGGCGACAACCACCGTGGCCTGTGGGGTTCGTGGGTGAGAAAGGTCACAGGTTTGGACGTGCGCCCCGGCGGTACGGGAAATGGCCTGTGAGAGCACGTCGGACAACGGCGAATCCCGCTCCGAAACGGACAGTTCGGTCAGGGAGCCGCCGAGGCGGGAAGTGAACCATGCGACCGAATGTCGACAGCCGTGGCCCCCGGGCGGCGGGGTCACCCCGTCGAGGACGACCAGGGCGCCGCCCTGTCCCCCCGCGGGCAGGGCCACCGCCGCGAAGTCCTCGTTGGGGTGGAAGGGGTTGCCGGGCTCCGAGACGAGTTCCGTGCGCATTCGGCCAGTCTGCACGAGCCCTCCACAAGATCAGTGAAAGGCCGACAATGGTCGCCGTACGACCCGGACCCTCCAGACAGGGCGCCGGGTTTGGCATGGAATGATCGTGAGCGGTGAAGCGCGGCGGCGAATACTGTCAAAGCGCGTCGCCGACGTCCAACCGGCCCGCAGTACGGGGCATCGGCACGAGCCGGAGGAACTTGCCCGCCAACTCCCCGGCGATGTTCACTCCTTCGGGTGGCGGGACTGTTGATGCGGGACCGTCGCCCACCGGCACTGGGAGGGTCGGGAGCCGTACCGGGGGGACGGCTGTGCACGACATACGACTAGCGACCGACGGCTTTCGACCGGTCGACGGATCGTCACCCCGGCCCATGGGTACACGAGTCAGGAATGCGAGCACCGGTGCAGAAGACGCGGCCTCGGCGCGCAGGCAAGAAGGCAGCTTCGAAGGCCTCGGCGGCCTCCTCGAACCAGCAGGGGACGGCACAGGCCGAGGCCCCCGCCGTCGGCACCGGGCGGAAGGCGCACGTACGCAACCGGCTCATCGTGGCCGTGGCCGTGGTCGCCGCCGCCATAGCGGGCGCCGGGTCACCCTCGATCCTCGCCGCCTCGGAGCAACTGCACGACACCCAGAGCCTGGTCACCCTCGCCGGGCAGACCCAGGAAGCGCTCACGCTGGCGCACGCGCTGGCGGACGAACGCGACGAGGTCACCGCGTACATCGCCGCCGGGCGGCCCAAGTCGGCCGAGCCCAGCAGGCAGCGCGGCGAACGCGTCGACACCCAGGTCAGGGAACTGAGCGCGGACACCGACACCTCCGCCGGGCTGCGCGAGGACATCGAGTCCATCGCCGGCGTCCGGGAGGCCGCGCTCTCCGGGAAGAGCACCGCGCTCGAGGCGCACACGGCGTACACCGCCGTCGTCACCGAACTCCACGCCCTGGCCGAGGAACTCGCCGCCGAACTGCCCCCGCGCGCGGGCGGCGGCGCCTACGCCCTCGCCGAACTCGACACCGCCGTCCAGCAGGCCGCCGCCGCCCGGGGCCTGCTCGTCGCCGCGCTCAGCGTCCCGACGACCACACAGACGGTCATCGACCCCACCACCGGGCTGCCCACCACCACGACCGGCGCCTCGGCCGCCGACGCCAAGCAGCGCGACGCGCTCACCGCCGTCGCGCAGCAGGCCCGGGTCCGCTCCGACGCGGCCCTCTCCCACTTCCGCGAGACCGCGCCCGCCGCCGGCCGCTCCTCGTACGACGCCACGGTCACCGGCCCCGAGGCCGACAGCGCCGAGAAGTACCTGGCGGCCCTCACCGACCAGCCCACGCTCTCCGCGAACGAGGCGGGCACCAGCGCCAAGAAGGTGGGCGCGGCGCTCTCCGCCCGTGTGGAGCTGATGCGCGGCGCCGAGTCCTCGCTCTACGACCGGCGCACCAAGGACCTCGCCCAGCTCCGCGACGAGGACGTCACCGCGCTGGAGATCCGGATCGCCGTCCTCGGCGCCCTGATGCTCCTCGCCGTCGGTGTCGCCACCGGCATGGCCCGCTCCCTCACCCGCCCGCTCGCGGTGCTGCGCATCGGCTCCGCCCGCGTGGCCGGCGACCCGGCGACCGAGGAACCGGTCAAGTTCACCGGCCGCAACGACGAGTTCGCCCAGGTCGTGCGCTCCGTCAACGCGCTCCACGCGCACGCCCTCGCGCTGCACGAGCGACTCGCGCCCCTGGAGGGCGACCGCAAGCACCTCATCGGCCAGCGCCAGACCATGGCCGACGACCGCGACCGGCTGCGCGCCGAACTCGCCGCGGCCACGGCGCATCTGACGAAGGTCCAGCACAGCGTCCACGCCACCTTCGTCAACCTGGCGCTGCGCACCCTCGGCCTCGTCGAACGGCAGCTCGCCGTCATCGAGTCCCTGGAGGAGCGCGAGCAGGACCCGGACCGGCTCGCCACCCTCTTCAAGCTCGACCACTTCGCGACCGTCATGCGCCGCCACAGTGAGAACCTCCTCGTCCTGGCCGGCCACGAGCACATCCAGCACCACGCCGGAGCCGTCCCGCTCGTGGACGTCGTCCGCGCCGCGGTCAGCGAGATCGAGCGCTACGAACGCGTCCGCATCGCCGCGCTGCCGCCGGCCGCGCACGTCGCCGGGTTCGCCGCCGACGACCTCAGCCATCTGCTGGCCGAACTGATGGAGAACGGCACCTCGTTCTCGCCGCCGGAGATGTCCGTCGAGGTCTCCGGCTGGCTGATGGAGAACGGCGAGATCACCCTCTCCGTCCAGGACGGCGGCATCGGCGTCGCCCCCGACCGCCTCGCCCGGCTCAACGCCCGCCTCACCGACTTCGACCCCGAGGCGCCCTACGAGCAGGAGGACGGCGAGGGACTCGGCCTCGGCCTGTACGTCGTCGCCCGCCTCGCCCACCGGCTCGGCACCCCGGTCCGGCTCCAGCGGCACGACTCGGGCGGCACCGCCGCGGTCGTCGTCCTGCCCAAGGCACTGCTGGCCCCCACGCCCGCCGTGCCCGTGGGCACCCCGGTCTCGCTCACGCCCGCGCTCACTCTGCCGGGCGCCGACGCCGAGGCCAACTCGAACGTCCTGCCCGGCCGTTCCGTCGCCGTCCGTGAGCCGGAAGGCGACGGCGACCCGCTCATCGAGGCGGCCGAGCGGGCACTGCTGGCGCGGGAGGCCGTGGGGACGGCCGCCGACGCCGCCGACTTCGCCGACACGGCGGAGGCCACCGGGACCGTCGTACCGGAAGACGACGGACCCGGGGCCGGATCCGGGAGCGGGACCGAGTCCGTGTCCGAGACGACGATGGAGCTCTTCGCTCCGGTGGCCCCGGGGAAGGGCGCCGACGAGGATGTCGCCGACGAGGACGAGGAGCCGTGGGCGGGCGAGGACCCGTACACGGACGAACCCGAAGCCCATGAGCGGGCCGCCGACGAGGAAGGCAACGCGGGGCGCGCGGCGGAGGCGCCGCGGGCCGGCACGGAGGGGCGACGGGGCGAGGAGACCCCGCGCCTGACCGACAAGGGCCTGCCCAAGCGCACGCCCAGGATCACCGAGCCCACGCCCATGCCCCCGAGGCCCAGGGCCGGGGGCGTGAACGCCGAGGAACTGCGCCGTAGGCTCGGCGGGTTCCACCAGGGGGCCAGCCAGGGGCGCCGCGACGTCGAGGCGGAGATCGCCGAGCAGTCGGGCGAGACACGGATGCCCCTGGAGCATCAGCACGTGGCACATGAGTACCGGACAGAGGCAGTTGACACCACGGGGGGCACTTCCGAGGAGGAAAGCAGTTGACCGCGCCCATTACCTTCGGACTGAGCAGTGAAGCCCGCAACCTGCACTGGCTCCTGACCAACCTCGTCGAGGAGGTGCCGGGGCTGCTGTCGGTCGCGGTGGTCTCCTCCGACGGCCTGCTGCTGCTCTCCTCCGACCCCGGCAGAATCGCCGAGGCCCGTCAGGTCCGGGACGAACGGCCGCAGGGCCCCCGGGGCTCCGCCGCCGACCTGGCCACCATCGTCTCCGGCATCGGCAGCCTCACCATCGGTGCCGCCAAGCTGATGGAGTTCGGCGGGGTCAAGCAGACGATGGTCGCGATGGACCACGGCAGCCTCTTCGTGATGTCGATCAGCGACGGCTCGCTGCTCGGGGTGCACGGCTCACCGGACTGCGACATGAGCGTGGTCGCGTACCACATGGCGCTCTTTGTCGGCCGCGCCGGCCATGTCCTCACCCCGGAGCTCCGCAGCGAACTGCGCAAGTCCCTGGAGGCCGAGTCGCAGAAGGAGACCGAGGCCGCCGGGAGCCGTCGATGAACGGCCCGCGGCAGCACCGGGCCCGCGCCCCCGAGCCCGGCCCGGCCAAGCGGCCCGCCGGGCCGAAGGGCACGAAGTCCGCGAAGACGGTCAAGGGCACGGGAGGCGCGAAGGGCGCGGGCGCGAAGGGCGCCAAGAAGCTCCCGGTGCGCGGCGGCGACCGCAAACTCGCCCGCGTACGCCCCTACTCGCTCACCGGCGGCCGGACCCGCTTCGGCCACGTCCTGCATGTGGAGACCTTCGTCGCCGTACTCGAAGCCCCGGCGGAGCGGCCGGAGTTGGTTGGGGGTACCGCCCACATGTTCAATAGTGGGGGAGGTTCACTCAACACCAAGGTGATGCCCGAGATGCGGGCCATCGTCGAACTCTGCCGCCGTATGCGGACGGTGGCGGAGATCGCCGCGCTGCTGAAGATGCCGCTCGGTGTGGTCCGCGTCCTCCTCAGCGATCTCGCGGACCAGGGAAAGATCCGTGTGTACGGAACAGGTCACGGACCGGGACAGCCGGACCGCGCTCTGCTGGAAAGGGTGCTGAGTGGACTCCGCCGTCTCTGACGCCGCCTCGGCCGGCGTCACCCCCGACGCCTCGGCCGGCGTCACCCCGGGCGTCAAGGACGACGCCCTCCGCGTCCATGTCGACGCGCACGCCCCGCGTCTCGACGCCGCCGCGCACGGCGCGGACGTGGACCCCGCCCCGCCCGGGGCGGAGCCCGAGGAGGAGCTGAAACCCTGGCAGGCCGATCTCAGCCGGGCCCCCATCGCCACGAAGATCGTGGTGGCGGGCGGCTTCGGCGTCGGCAAGACCACGTTCGTCGGCGCGGTCTCCGAGATCACCCCGCTGCGCACCGAGGCCCTGATGACCGAGGCCAGCGCCGGCACCGACGACCTGTCGGCGACCCCGGACAAGCTGACCACCACCGTGGCCATGGACTACGGCCGCATCACCCTCGACGACGACCTCGTCCTCTACCTGTTCGGCACGCCCGGCCAGGAGCGGTTCTGGTTCATGTGGGACGACATGGTGCGCGGTGCGATAGGCGCGGTCGTCCTCGCCGACACCCGCCGCCTCGGCGACTGCTTCCCCGCGCTCGACTACTTCGAGAGCTGCGGACTGCCGTACATCGTCGCGGTCAACGCCTTCGACGGCAGTGTGCGGTACGACCCGGACGACGTCCGGGACGCGCTGACCGTGCCCGCACATGTACCTGTCATGATCATGGACGCACGCAAGCGGGCCTCCGCGATGGAGACCCTGCTGGCCCTCTGCGGCCACGCGATATCCCTCAGCCCCGAGTAGTCCCTCCTCCGGTCCCTCCCAGCGGGACGGAGGAAGGTGACACGGGACGCCACGGACGAACCAGGAGACCTGTCCGGATGCGGAAGATTCTCGTCGTCGGAGCCGGCCAGTCCGGGCTGCACCTGGCCCTCGGCCTCCAGTCGCACGGGTACGAGGTCACCCTGATGTCCAATCGGACCCCGGACGAGATACGCGCCGGCCGGATCATGTCCACCCAGTGCATGTTCGACTCGGCGCTGCGCCACGAGCGCGACCTCGACCTGAACTTCTGGGAGTCCCAGGCCCCGAGGATCGAGGGCGTCGGCGTCTCCGTCGCCGGGCCCGACGGCGGGCGCGCCGTCGACTGGGTCGGCCGGCTGCGCGGCTATGCCCAGGCCGTGGACCAGCGGGTGAAGATGGCCGGCTGGCTGGAGACCTTCGCCCGGCGCGGCGGCCAGCTGGTCGTCCACGGCGCCGCGGTCTCCGACCTCGACTGGTTCTCCCGCGTCTACGATCTCGTGCTCGTCACCGCGGGCAAGGGCGAACTGGTGCGGATGTTCCCCCGGGACGCCGCCCGCTCACCCCACACCGAACCGCAGCGCGCCCTCGCCGCCGTCTACGTCCACGGGCTGGGCCCGCGCCCCGAGCACCCGGAGTTCGACGCGGCCCGCTGCAACCTGGTGCCCGGCCTCGGCGAACTCATCGTCCAGCCGGTCCTGACCACCTCCGGCCGCGCGGACGC
The sequence above is drawn from the Streptomyces griseiscabiei genome and encodes:
- the lon gene encoding endopeptidase La → MASTSAPLTLPVLPLDEEVVLPGMVVPLDLNDTDVRAAVEAAQAAARAEPGKPKVLLVPRIDGAYVSTGVLGTVEQVGRLADGDPGALIRALGRVRIGAGTTGPGAALWVEGTRADDSVPEPLPGQVAELVKEYKALATSWLRKRGAWQVVDRVQAIDDVSALADNSGYSPFLTVEQKIQLLETADPIARLKLATQQLRDHLAEQDVAETIAKDVQEGVEKQQREFLLRRQLEAVRKELRELNGEQDGEESDDYRARVEAADLPETVREAALKEVDKLERSSDQSPEGGWIRTWLDTVLELPWNERTDDTGAYDIRGAQRVLDAEHAGLEDVKERITEYLAVRKRRADRGLGVVGGRRGGAVLALVGPPGVGKTSLGESVAHAMGRKFVRVALGGVRDEAEIRGHRRTYVGALPGRIVRAIKEAGSMNPVVLLDEIDKVGSDFRGDPAAALLEVLDPAQNHTFRDHYLEVELDLSDVVFLATANVLEAIPEALLDRMELVRLDGYTEDEKVVIARDHLLPRQLERAGLGADEVVLDEGALRKLAGEYTREAGVRNLERSVARLLRKVAAQHELGRRELPFTVTEGELRGLIGRPHHVPESAQDPAERRTAVPGVATGLAVTGAGGDVLYVEASLADPETGAAGLTLTGQLGDVMKESAQIALSFLRSHGAELELPVADLKDRGVHIHFPAGAVPKDGPSAGVTMTTALASLLSGRLVRTDVAMTGEVSLTGRVLPIGGVKQKLLAAHRAGVTTVVIPKRNEADLDDVPAEVLDKLDVHAVTDVRQVLELALAPAETAVPAAA
- a CDS encoding protein phosphatase 2C domain-containing protein gives rise to the protein MRTELVSEPGNPFHPNEDFAAVALPAGGQGGALVVLDGVTPPPGGHGCRHSVAWFTSRLGGSLTELSVSERDSPLSDVLSQAISRTAGAHVQTCDLSHPRTPQATVVVARWSRTAVEYLVLSDSALLFERPDNTVTAVLDDRLSRLPRAALATAAHVDSVLRNKEGGFWTAAADPAVAARAVTGTLPREEVRALLALTDGASRWTEMFREGDWADLLAFTRKTGTRGLVRRVRELEATDTDRVFLGRAKRHDDASAVFAEW
- a CDS encoding GTP-binding protein yields the protein MDPAPPGAEPEEELKPWQADLSRAPIATKIVVAGGFGVGKTTFVGAVSEITPLRTEALMTEASAGTDDLSATPDKLTTTVAMDYGRITLDDDLVLYLFGTPGQERFWFMWDDMVRGAIGAVVLADTRRLGDCFPALDYFESCGLPYIVAVNAFDGSVRYDPDDVRDALTVPAHVPVMIMDARKRASAMETLLALCGHAISLSPE
- a CDS encoding DUF742 domain-containing protein — its product is MNGPRQHRARAPEPGPAKRPAGPKGTKSAKTVKGTGGAKGAGAKGAKKLPVRGGDRKLARVRPYSLTGGRTRFGHVLHVETFVAVLEAPAERPELVGGTAHMFNSGGGSLNTKVMPEMRAIVELCRRMRTVAEIAALLKMPLGVVRVLLSDLADQGKIRVYGTGHGPGQPDRALLERVLSGLRRL
- a CDS encoding roadblock/LC7 domain-containing protein yields the protein MTAPITFGLSSEARNLHWLLTNLVEEVPGLLSVAVVSSDGLLLLSSDPGRIAEARQVRDERPQGPRGSAADLATIVSGIGSLTIGAAKLMEFGGVKQTMVAMDHGSLFVMSISDGSLLGVHGSPDCDMSVVAYHMALFVGRAGHVLTPELRSELRKSLEAESQKETEAAGSRR
- a CDS encoding MarR family winged helix-turn-helix transcriptional regulator, producing the protein MQDEGGIGDGEGGGVGADLPVSGMDQAYLALERELTVLLRRARAKSGEMARAVHPDLESAAYGLLARLDEAGRLRATELAAFIGVGKATMSRQLRALEHLGLIAREPDPADGRAWLVHLTDEGRARFRAVRDARRGAYVRQLAGWDRDEVAELARLLLQLNRGVES
- a CDS encoding styrene monooxygenase/indole monooxygenase family protein; the encoded protein is MRKILVVGAGQSGLHLALGLQSHGYEVTLMSNRTPDEIRAGRIMSTQCMFDSALRHERDLDLNFWESQAPRIEGVGVSVAGPDGGRAVDWVGRLRGYAQAVDQRVKMAGWLETFARRGGQLVVHGAAVSDLDWFSRVYDLVLVTAGKGELVRMFPRDAARSPHTEPQRALAAVYVHGLGPRPEHPEFDAARCNLVPGLGELIVQPVLTTSGRADALFWLGLPGGPLDAFDGVRGADEQLALTLDLMRRYVPWEYARTAGVEVTDPGAALTGRYTPVVRDPVGRLPGGGPVLGAGDVVVANDPLTGQGSNSATKCAAVYLAAILDHGDAEFDEAWMRRTFERFWRIAGPVTKWTNTMLAPPAGHVLELVGAAEGLPVVADRFANGFDDPADFESYFYEAEKTRAYLAEVAGG
- a CDS encoding sensor histidine kinase; the encoded protein is MQKTRPRRAGKKAASKASAASSNQQGTAQAEAPAVGTGRKAHVRNRLIVAVAVVAAAIAGAGSPSILAASEQLHDTQSLVTLAGQTQEALTLAHALADERDEVTAYIAAGRPKSAEPSRQRGERVDTQVRELSADTDTSAGLREDIESIAGVREAALSGKSTALEAHTAYTAVVTELHALAEELAAELPPRAGGGAYALAELDTAVQQAAAARGLLVAALSVPTTTQTVIDPTTGLPTTTTGASAADAKQRDALTAVAQQARVRSDAALSHFRETAPAAGRSSYDATVTGPEADSAEKYLAALTDQPTLSANEAGTSAKKVGAALSARVELMRGAESSLYDRRTKDLAQLRDEDVTALEIRIAVLGALMLLAVGVATGMARSLTRPLAVLRIGSARVAGDPATEEPVKFTGRNDEFAQVVRSVNALHAHALALHERLAPLEGDRKHLIGQRQTMADDRDRLRAELAAATAHLTKVQHSVHATFVNLALRTLGLVERQLAVIESLEEREQDPDRLATLFKLDHFATVMRRHSENLLVLAGHEHIQHHAGAVPLVDVVRAAVSEIERYERVRIAALPPAAHVAGFAADDLSHLLAELMENGTSFSPPEMSVEVSGWLMENGEITLSVQDGGIGVAPDRLARLNARLTDFDPEAPYEQEDGEGLGLGLYVVARLAHRLGTPVRLQRHDSGGTAAVVVLPKALLAPTPAVPVGTPVSLTPALTLPGADAEANSNVLPGRSVAVREPEGDGDPLIEAAERALLAREAVGTAADAADFADTAEATGTVVPEDDGPGAGSGSGTESVSETTMELFAPVAPGKGADEDVADEDEEPWAGEDPYTDEPEAHERAADEEGNAGRAAEAPRAGTEGRRGEETPRLTDKGLPKRTPRITEPTPMPPRPRAGGVNAEELRRRLGGFHQGASQGRRDVEAEIAEQSGETRMPLEHQHVAHEYRTEAVDTTGGTSEEESS